tcaggcaggggtctttcacatcacctaccctttaactggagatgccggggattgaacctgggaccttctgcatgccaagcagatgctccaccacagaGCCCCGGCCCCTCCAGTCTGCTCTTCAGCCACCTTCCCTCATGCCcaaggcctctctctctctctccgtccaGAGGTCTCTCCTCCTGTTTGCGCTCCTTCTCCTCGCCTGGACAGAGGCCAAGCGGCATCACCGCCAGCACTGCTTCAACCCCGACGAAGTGCCTGAGGGGCACGTGCCCACCGAGTTCCTCAGCAGGGCCCGGCGCTGGGACCGGCACAGCGCCGTGCAGTTGGTGCCCTACCTGGAAAAGGAGCTGGCCGAGGGGCGGAGGCATCGGAGGCATTCAGGGTCCAACTGCCCAGCTTTGCGGGTCCAGGACTTGCGGCACAGCAGCATCCACCAGCGGTCCATCTCCCCTTGGAGCCACCGGtaaggaaaggagagaggaaggaagctgAATAGACTGGccgggggtccccaacatggtggccagagagccagcgtggtgtagtggttaagagcggtggtttggagtggtggactctgaactgaagaaccgggttggtttccccactcctacacatgaagccagctgggggaccttgggctagcgtaggattgccaggtccctctttgccaccggcagaaggtttatgttacctggaggttggcaaccctaggctagccacagctctctcagccccacctacctcacagggtgtctgttgtagggagggggagggaaggtgatcgtaagccggttcgattcttccttaagtggtagagaaagttggtatataaaaaccaactcttcttcttcctcctcttcctcctgctcccGGGGGtgctatgattagggttgccaggtccctcttctccaccgtcaggaggtttttggggaggaggaggttggaaaccctagctatGATCTCTGCTGACACTTTTCCCAGCACCTGCCGGatgcttttaggaagtgggcagagccaggtgaggcttttgcccagcaaggcctctgattggccactggagtttcgattggctgtgcagctttttaaaaacattcctaCGGCAGCAGCGGCCACCCCAggccaaggatcttcactgtgtggccgacggtcagcttagggttgccaggcccatcttcgctaccagcgggaggtttttggggtggagcctgatgagggtggggtttgggaggggagagacttcaatgccatagagtccaatggccaaagcggccgttttctccaagtgaacggatctctatcggttggagaccagttgtaatagcaggagatctccagctagtacctggaggttggcaaccctaggtcagctgCGCGCATCAGCCCTTCTCTGGTTGGCCTGACTGGTCTTTCTCCTTGCCACAGAATTGACGAAGACGAGAACCGCTACCCGCAAAAGCTTTCCTTTGCCTACTGCCTCTGCAAGGGCTGCATCAATGCCAGCACAGGCCTAGAGACCACCGCCCTCAACTCTGTGCCCGTCTACCAAGAGATGATGGTGCTGCGCCGCAAGCCGTGCCCACGCAGCCACGTGGAAGCCACCCCCGCCCCCACTCACCCCGCCGCCTTCACCTTAGTGGTGGACTACGTCAAGGTGCCCGTGGCCTGTGCCTGCGTCCTGCCCCAGTCCAACAGATGAGAGGGCGAGGGCCCCGTGGTGCCGAGCCACGCCTTTGCCGTGTCCCGCCACCCCAGTCTGCTTGCGGGGACACCGCattacaccccctcccccccagtactGTGTTTGTTTCAGAGCTCTTGTGCATTTCAACTGGAGGCCCTCCGTGGTCTTAGAAAAGGTGGAACAGCCGGTCTGAGGCGCACCACGGATGCCTCCTAGCAGCCGGGGCCCATCATCACCGGCCACAAAAGCATTTTCAAGCCCTTGggaatgctccccccaccccggctgaAAGCTTTTTCTAAAGCCACCGATTCCGTTCCTCGGGAATGGGTGGTCAGGATGACCCCCGGGGGCAATTTCTCTAAAGTAACATGTGAAAAATGGGGTCCCCCATGTCGCTCTACATTTCTGAAAAGAGACGTGTCTCGCGAGactccccttccctctccttggGTGTAAAAGAGGCACCTCAGCAATCCAGGGTCAGTAGATACTGTCAGAGGACACAATcctctgcagctagggttgccaggcctagcaggagatctccagctagtacctggaggttggagagaatgaaggctcagtgctgtatagatgatggaaaagatccaaacagcactacaaggtaatatcaacacaagataaatttataaaggtgcaggtaagtgcaaggagtgaacatatgtacaaaaattaagggaaacacaatcaggtttttttttttaaacaattagcataaa
Above is a genomic segment from Euleptes europaea isolate rEulEur1 chromosome 17, rEulEur1.hap1, whole genome shotgun sequence containing:
- the IL17C gene encoding interleukin-17C; the protein is MPTATRSIPIKVDLLRSLLLFALLLLAWTEAKRHHRQHCFNPDEVPEGHVPTEFLSRARRWDRHSAVQLVPYLEKELAEGRRHRRHSGSNCPALRVQDLRHSSIHQRSISPWSHRIDEDENRYPQKLSFAYCLCKGCINASTGLETTALNSVPVYQEMMVLRRKPCPRSHVEATPAPTHPAAFTLVVDYVKVPVACACVLPQSNR